A region of the Corynebacterium renale genome:
CTCTTGGGCGTCGTCATGCAGCGCGGACGATTCTGCGTCACCGGATTCTTACGCGACATCTTCCTGAACAAGACGTGGCGGACATTCATTGCCCTGCTCATCGTCATCTCCGTCCATGCGATTGGTTTAACAGCATTGACACAGACGGGCATCATCAGCCCCGAAGACACCACCTTCCGCCCGCTGGCAGTGGTCATCGGTGGCACCATCTTCGGCATGGGCATCATTCTGGCCGGTGGCTGCGCATCCGGTACCTGGTACCGCTCCGCGGAAGGCCTTGTCGGCTCGTGGATTGCGCTTGTCTTTTACGGTCTCTCCGCTGCGGCAATGAAAGGTGGTGCCCTGGACTGGCTGAATTCGGCCTTGCGCTCCTGGGACACTGGGTGGACCACCTTGCCACAGGCCACCGGGCTTTCCCCGTGGATCTTCACCATTGCGTTGAGTCTTGCCACGCTGGTGGCCGCGAACCGCTTCCTCAAGAAGGAAGCATCGTCGCCTAAGCCTGCGTCCTTGTACTCAGGATGGAAGCGGCCCCTGCATGTTTACCTCGCGGCGGTACTCATCGGTGTACTCGGCGTGATTGCCTGGCCGCTTTCTGCGGCCACCGGGCGCAATGACGGCCTCGGCATCACCTCGCCGACCGCCAACCTGACAACCTACGTCACCACCGGTGAGGGAGCCCGCGTGGATTGGGGCGTCATGCTCGTCCTGGGCATCCTGGTCGGCGCGTTCATCGCAGCGAAGGCCACCGGCGAATTTCGCGTCCGCGTCCCGTCCGCAGTGCAGGCCGTGCGCTCGGTTGCTGGTGGCACGATGATGGGGGTCGGCGCCGCAGCAGCCGGTGGCTGCACCGTCGGTAACGGTATGGTGCAGACCTCGCTGTTTAGCTTCCAGGGCTGGATCGCCTTGGCGTTCATCGCCTTCGGTGTGTGGGCTGGTGGCAAGCTGTGGCTCAAGCCCACGGTCCACGATGCGCCGGAACCCCAGGCAGATCCAGGTGCGCCGGCACGTATTGCCACTACACCGCAGGCCACACCGCAGACGGGCCCCGCGATTACCAGTGCGGTCGGCGTCATCACCTTGGACAACCCTAAGACCACCAAGGCCAAGCAGGTGGCCCCGCACACCTACTATCTGGACTCCATGGGTGCTGTGTGCCCGTTCCCACTCATCGACACCAAGACGATCATGAAGGAACTGGACCCCGGCGACGAACTCATCATCAAGTTCGACTGCACCCAGGCCACCGAGGCTATTCCACGCTGGGCAGCCGAGGACGGTCACACCGTCACCGACTTTGAACAGCTCGACGACGCTTCCTGGACCATGACGGTCAAGAAGGGCGCCTAGTACGAGCCCGCTTCTCGACGCCTACTGCAGCGGCGATTCCTGTGCCAACATAATCAGCCGGACCTGCTGGCCCGGCCCCAGCAGGCCGCCCTGCAGCTCGGGGCCCAAAAATGCGGGCTCCACACACACGAACTTCTTCCAATCCTCATCGGGCAAATCAACCATCTTGCGGGCGGCATCCGCCCCGGGATTCCACACGACGGTATGGTCAGCCCCGATGTAGCGAATGTGGATCGCACGGCCCAACCCGGGGTCCGTGATCGTGGCGATAGCGTCTGGGCGGGCCGTTTCACTATCGGCTTCCGGGTTGGGAAGGGACCAGATTTCGTCGTAAAGCGAACCATTAAAGCCGGTAGCGTGCTCGCTCTGGGTGACCATCACCGTCGTCGCATCAGAAACGCGGAAGTACGGGTGCATCGCCAGCTGCAGCATCTTGGGCGAATCGGTCTTATTCGTGGCGCTGAGCACGACCGAAAAAGCGCCATTGACGCCGGTCGGGGCCTTCGCCTCCACGGTCATGGCCAGTGCTAAACCGCGCCAGGTGCACGTTGCGATCACGCCGTTATCGCGCACATCCAACTTCCACGGCCGGCGACGAGCCCACCCATGCGAAGGTTCTAGATCCAGCAAACCGCCAAACCAGGGGGCGATGATCGGCATCCCACCACGTATCGCGCCGTGCTCGGGATCAGCGGAGGGGGAGAGGTAGAGCAGGTCCGCGCTGTGGCCGGGTACGGAAAGAAGTTGACCACCATGTGGGCTTAATTCCATGTTCGGGGCAGAAATTCGTTCAATAGCCATGGGCTCTAGCCTAACCGGTTCGTCGGGGTCCAGAGGTTCGCTTTGTTGATTATTCCTATGCGCGCTATAGTTTTGTCCACATCGCTAGTGCGAGGACCCATGTCGTGCTCTCGGTGTCGCCCGCATAACCATGGCGGACTGTTGAATCCTTCTTTCCATATATTCCGTAAAGATCAATCATGTCCTCTCAGATTCCAGACGCGGGCGCACTCAAGTCTCCCGCAACCGCAGAAAAAGATAAATCCTCCACGCTGGTCGTCCTCGGCTTCCCCCTGTTCATCCTCGCGGGTACCGGCCTTGCATTTATGTCGCCTGCGACGTTTATCCCGCTGACGAACTACACCACCTATTTCCTCATGGGCATCATGTTCGCCATGGGGCTGACCCTGACGATTCCCGACTTTAAGGTCATCGCGCAGCGCCCACTACCCGTGTTCCTTGGTGTTCTTGCGCAGTTCGTGATCATGCCGTGTCTGGCGCTGTTCGTCGGTTGGCTGCTGGGGCTCGGGCCTGGGCTTGCTGTTGGTCTACTCATGCTGGGCTCTGTCCCCGGCGGTACGGCCTCGAACGTGATTACTTACCTGGCGCGTGGCGACGTCGCCCTGTCGGTCGCCATGACCTCCGTTTCTACGATGGTTTCCCCGCTGATGACGCCCCTGCTTATGCTGTGGCTGGCCGGCCAACGCACTGAGGTCAACGGCGCGGACATGGCGTGGTCCCTCCTGGAAACCGTCCTGCTGCCCGTTATCGCCGGCCTGATCCTGCGCTTCTACGCGGATCGCTTCGTCACAAGGATCGAACCAGCTCTGCCGTGGATCTCCATCATCGGTATCGGTGGCGTGGTCTTCGGCGCTGTCGGCGCGAACGCTGAGCGCTTGGCGCAGGTTGGGCTCATCGTCTTTGTTGCTGTCTTGCTGCACAATCTCCTGGGATACGTCTTGGGCTATTTCACCGGCAAACTGTTCCGCTTACCGGAAGCCTCTAACCGCACTATGGCAGTAGAAATTGGCACCCAGTCCGCTGGCCTGGCGTCTGCGATGGCGGGCCGATTCTTCAGCCCCGAGGCTGCAATTCCCGGTGCCGTCGCGGCGGTCCTGCACAATATCACCGGCGCAATTTATGCCGCAGTGATGCGTTCCCGTCCGCTGGAAAAGCCCCGGCCCGCCGCAGTTGCGCCAGCGGAGAAGTCCGCTTCGGAACCTACCCGGGTACAGTAACGCGCCCGGTTGGGGGTGCCTTTCAGGGGGAGAAAGCCTAAAAATATCACTTTTGGTTCTGGCGCTAGTCGTGTAGTGCGTTAAGCTGAGGGCATGAACTTTCGGTTGATGCGCTTCCTGGGGCACCCAGCCCGCACCATCCGAGGTGCACACGGCATCGAGGCTGCGCATGCATCTCACGTGCATGCGCAGCCTCCTCTTGTTTTGAAGAAAGGTTAGTTTCATGACCTCCCCGGAAACCTCCCAGGCTGGAGCACCAGCCGATGGGCCGCGCATTTCAGCTGGCGCGGCCACTAGTCTGGTGCTCGCACTCATGGTG
Encoded here:
- a CDS encoding bile acid:sodium symporter family protein — encoded protein: MSSQIPDAGALKSPATAEKDKSSTLVVLGFPLFILAGTGLAFMSPATFIPLTNYTTYFLMGIMFAMGLTLTIPDFKVIAQRPLPVFLGVLAQFVIMPCLALFVGWLLGLGPGLAVGLLMLGSVPGGTASNVITYLARGDVALSVAMTSVSTMVSPLMTPLLMLWLAGQRTEVNGADMAWSLLETVLLPVIAGLILRFYADRFVTRIEPALPWISIIGIGGVVFGAVGANAERLAQVGLIVFVAVLLHNLLGYVLGYFTGKLFRLPEASNRTMAVEIGTQSAGLASAMAGRFFSPEAAIPGAVAAVLHNITGAIYAAVMRSRPLEKPRPAAVAPAEKSASEPTRVQ
- a CDS encoding YeeE/YedE thiosulfate transporter family protein, with translation MLLSGLVVGALLGVVMQRGRFCVTGFLRDIFLNKTWRTFIALLIVISVHAIGLTALTQTGIISPEDTTFRPLAVVIGGTIFGMGIILAGGCASGTWYRSAEGLVGSWIALVFYGLSAAAMKGGALDWLNSALRSWDTGWTTLPQATGLSPWIFTIALSLATLVAANRFLKKEASSPKPASLYSGWKRPLHVYLAAVLIGVLGVIAWPLSAATGRNDGLGITSPTANLTTYVTTGEGARVDWGVMLVLGILVGAFIAAKATGEFRVRVPSAVQAVRSVAGGTMMGVGAAAAGGCTVGNGMVQTSLFSFQGWIALAFIAFGVWAGGKLWLKPTVHDAPEPQADPGAPARIATTPQATPQTGPAITSAVGVITLDNPKTTKAKQVAPHTYYLDSMGAVCPFPLIDTKTIMKELDPGDELIIKFDCTQATEAIPRWAAEDGHTVTDFEQLDDASWTMTVKKGA